From Candidatus Bathyarchaeota archaeon, one genomic window encodes:
- a CDS encoding glycosyltransferase — MSSLITVGVCVRNGENMLPNAVESILSQDYPKEKTQVIFVDDGSKDRTPQIISHYTTLLNSRAKAFKTHGQGLGHARNIVVDSADGEFILFVDADEILTPNYIQTQVQTLNGNPKVGVTAGVFKTVPHNFILNLEVAPHIVNQKSYGKPKSFVWKTEKLIGTGGSTFRVEAIRQVKGFDESISGAGEDMDLVLRIKRAGWLIQPNTAEFYELHGGLSSPEGLWRKYFWYGYGCQKCFQKTLGAYSFLRMSPLAGLITGVLYSFPAYRFLGQKQLFLLPLHYGFKHAAWTAGFIKGQLKA; from the coding sequence ATGAGTTCACTTATCACGGTGGGGGTCTGCGTTCGAAACGGCGAAAACATGTTGCCCAACGCTGTTGAAAGCATCCTAAGCCAAGACTACCCAAAAGAGAAAACGCAGGTCATATTCGTTGATGATGGCAGCAAAGACAGAACCCCGCAAATAATCAGCCATTACACAACCCTACTCAACAGTCGAGCCAAAGCCTTCAAAACGCATGGACAAGGGCTGGGGCACGCAAGAAACATCGTCGTTGATTCAGCAGACGGCGAATTCATCCTTTTTGTAGACGCAGACGAAATCCTCACACCCAACTATATCCAAACACAAGTCCAAACACTAAACGGTAACCCAAAAGTTGGCGTAACCGCAGGGGTCTTCAAAACGGTTCCACACAACTTTATCCTCAACCTTGAAGTCGCCCCCCACATCGTTAACCAAAAAAGCTATGGCAAACCAAAGAGTTTTGTGTGGAAAACAGAGAAACTCATCGGCACAGGCGGCTCCACGTTTCGCGTTGAAGCAATTCGTCAGGTTAAGGGCTTTGATGAGAGCATCAGCGGTGCAGGTGAAGATATGGATTTGGTTCTGCGGATAAAGAGGGCGGGGTGGCTTATTCAACCTAACACCGCCGAATTCTACGAGTTGCATGGAGGGTTGTCGTCGCCTGAAGGGTTGTGGCGGAAATATTTTTGGTATGGATATGGCTGCCAAAAGTGTTTCCAGAAAACTTTGGGTGCGTACTCTTTTCTGCGTATGTCCCCTCTTGCGGGGTTGATTACGGGGGTTCTGTACTCGTTTCCCGCTTACAGGTTTCTTGGTCAAAAACAGCTGTTTCTGTTGCCGCTTCATTACGGGTTTAAGCATGCTGCGTGGACGGCGGGTTTCATAAAAGGACAACTAAAAGCTTAA
- a CDS encoding glycosyltransferase: MVESFVVTVGLCVKNGAALVKNAVDSLCSQTFPAENIELLVVDGNSQDDTLQVIKNNLKRNFRDTQFIKENSGLGIARQTVVQKAQGKYIVWLDADMTLPTDYLANQVAFMEQHPEVGIAGAKFNVHVGYGLAADLENIVYAVDSIYGQPGKVSKFGYLPGAEGAIYRVIAVRGVGGFDTRINGAAEDTDIAYRVKADGWALAFTKESFTEATRATWQTLWSQYGWYGQGGHFIFHKDPNSLNLLQMSPMAGFIAGVLRLPGAYLLTHKKSFFLLPFHYTYKRLAWLVGFLRAHLRGYGHGLGEKVNVLDDAEDEFTYHGGGLRSKRRKHVAQRC; encoded by the coding sequence TTGGTTGAATCTTTCGTTGTCACAGTAGGGTTATGTGTTAAGAACGGTGCTGCGCTTGTCAAGAACGCTGTAGACAGCTTATGCAGCCAAACGTTTCCTGCAGAAAACATAGAATTACTCGTAGTTGACGGCAACAGCCAAGACGACACCCTCCAAGTAATCAAAAACAACCTTAAACGCAACTTCAGAGACACCCAATTCATTAAAGAAAACAGCGGCCTAGGAATCGCCCGTCAAACCGTGGTGCAGAAAGCCCAAGGAAAATACATCGTTTGGCTCGACGCCGACATGACCCTCCCAACCGATTACTTAGCAAACCAAGTTGCCTTCATGGAGCAGCACCCCGAAGTAGGCATCGCAGGCGCAAAATTCAACGTCCACGTCGGTTACGGTTTAGCGGCCGATTTAGAAAACATCGTTTACGCTGTAGATTCAATCTATGGGCAGCCCGGTAAGGTTTCTAAGTTTGGGTACCTGCCTGGAGCCGAAGGAGCAATCTACCGTGTTATCGCCGTTAGAGGAGTCGGCGGCTTTGACACCCGCATCAACGGCGCCGCAGAAGACACCGACATCGCCTACAGGGTTAAAGCCGACGGATGGGCGCTCGCTTTTACAAAAGAGAGCTTCACTGAAGCAACCCGCGCAACCTGGCAGACTCTTTGGAGCCAATACGGATGGTATGGCCAGGGTGGGCATTTCATTTTTCATAAAGACCCCAATTCATTAAACCTCTTGCAGATGTCGCCGATGGCGGGGTTCATCGCAGGGGTTTTGAGGCTGCCTGGCGCTTACCTGTTGACTCATAAAAAGTCTTTCTTTCTTTTGCCTTTTCACTATACTTACAAGCGGCTTGCGTGGTTGGTTGGTTTTTTACGTGCTCACCTAAGGGGTTATGGGCATGGCTTAGGCGAGAAAGTTAACGTTTTGGATGATGCTGAAGATGAGTTCACTTATCACGGTGGGGGTCTGCGTTCGAAACGGCGAAAACATGTTGCCCAACGCTGTTGA
- a CDS encoding glycosyltransferase, whose product MSLVLVVWVAVGAVFFGVPAVYFLYMKKRAKSGWNLNLDSSYLPSTAIFIPVHNEEKVIRLKLDNISKVLYPPDKMQITVINDCSTDGTIQEVNNYVSTHSAPKISLYDSKVHLGKAGCLNNALKGVDADVVIISDVDCFWPSDILSKAVSYLSDPNVGAITARELLLNPQATWVTLSEQFYDSTIQSVRIGESKIHSTIFFQGGFAAYKKSALTEFNHATDDSGTALDIVQTKRRALLIPELGFFTLSPTKWVNKVAIKVRRASHLQHLWARSLNLLVHGKLALPKRIAIPEIMLHIFNPVLLVVFAVFSVAVMFQYPLLALAMAIFVGAVFAAKKTRVTALELIQNNLILLTALSSFFTKRNFAFWKPSQESRSTLSEEVLREKQLI is encoded by the coding sequence GTGAGTTTAGTTTTGGTTGTTTGGGTCGCGGTCGGCGCGGTTTTCTTTGGTGTTCCAGCAGTGTACTTTTTGTACATGAAGAAACGCGCTAAGTCTGGTTGGAACCTAAACTTAGATAGCAGTTATTTGCCTTCAACAGCCATCTTTATCCCGGTGCATAACGAAGAAAAAGTGATTCGGCTCAAGCTGGACAACATTTCTAAAGTGCTCTATCCACCTGACAAGATGCAAATCACCGTCATCAATGACTGCTCCACAGACGGCACCATACAAGAGGTTAACAACTACGTTTCTACTCATTCCGCGCCGAAAATCTCCCTCTACGACAGCAAGGTTCACCTTGGCAAAGCAGGCTGCCTAAACAATGCGCTGAAAGGCGTTGATGCGGATGTGGTCATTATTTCTGATGTGGATTGTTTTTGGCCAAGTGACATTTTGAGTAAAGCTGTTTCTTACCTTTCTGACCCAAACGTCGGCGCCATAACTGCAAGAGAGTTGCTGCTTAATCCACAGGCTACGTGGGTGACGCTTAGTGAACAATTCTACGACAGCACCATTCAATCTGTCAGAATCGGCGAATCAAAAATCCATTCAACCATCTTTTTCCAAGGCGGCTTTGCGGCTTACAAAAAAAGTGCTCTAACCGAGTTCAATCACGCCACCGACGATTCTGGAACAGCATTAGACATCGTGCAAACCAAGCGAAGAGCGCTTTTGATTCCTGAACTTGGCTTTTTCACTCTTAGCCCAACAAAATGGGTCAACAAAGTTGCGATTAAGGTTCGGCGTGCCAGCCACTTGCAGCATCTTTGGGCGCGCTCGCTGAATCTGCTTGTTCACGGCAAATTGGCACTGCCTAAAAGAATCGCTATCCCCGAGATAATGCTGCATATTTTCAATCCTGTGCTGCTGGTTGTTTTCGCGGTTTTTTCGGTGGCTGTGATGTTTCAGTATCCATTATTGGCGTTGGCGATGGCGATTTTTGTTGGTGCAGTTTTTGCTGCCAAAAAAACTCGCGTGACGGCGCTTGAACTCATACAGAACAACCTTATCTTGCTAACGGCGTTGTCTTCGTTTTTTACTAAGCGCAATTTTGCATTTTGGAAGCCATCCCAGGAATCAAGGTCAACGTTGAGTGAGGAAGTGTTAAGGGAAAAACAGTTGATTTAG
- a CDS encoding Gfo/Idh/MocA family oxidoreductase: MSTDGSKLRVGVIGLGKMGVMHACILNTFPHITVAALCDKSVLMRKIAKKAFPNATITDDLGRFADLSLNAVYVATPIPVHYQIIKEVYDQKIAPNVFTEKTLSSSFQQSQELCATADNFGVNMVGYMKRFAVTFNKAKELLNRCVLGDLVSFEAYAFSSDFAEIPEGSKISMLRGGVIEDLGSHVVDMAVWLFGDLTVESATVNYRCTPLSEDDVTFYVNGFGGLQGKFEVSWRKRGYRMPEFGLTIHGTMGTLHVNDDELRLELNQSPPAKWYRHDMDDNVDFLLGGPEYYRETLHFFNAVTSGQHAVSDFCSALKVDYLLEQVREKCR, translated from the coding sequence ATGTCAACTGATGGTTCTAAACTGAGGGTCGGAGTCATTGGGTTAGGAAAAATGGGTGTTATGCATGCCTGTATCCTAAACACCTTCCCGCACATCACAGTTGCCGCTTTATGCGACAAAAGCGTCCTGATGCGGAAAATCGCAAAAAAAGCCTTCCCCAACGCAACAATCACCGATGACCTCGGCAGATTCGCCGATTTGAGTCTTAACGCGGTTTACGTGGCCACACCCATACCAGTGCACTACCAAATAATCAAAGAAGTATACGACCAAAAAATTGCGCCAAACGTATTCACAGAAAAAACCCTCTCCTCAAGTTTTCAGCAATCTCAGGAGCTTTGTGCAACAGCAGATAATTTTGGCGTTAACATGGTCGGCTACATGAAACGCTTCGCAGTTACCTTCAACAAAGCCAAAGAACTCCTAAACAGATGCGTTTTGGGCGATTTGGTTTCTTTTGAGGCATACGCGTTCTCTTCTGATTTCGCTGAAATCCCTGAGGGCTCAAAAATTTCGATGTTGCGAGGCGGCGTAATTGAGGATTTGGGGTCGCATGTTGTGGATATGGCAGTTTGGCTTTTCGGAGACTTAACTGTTGAGTCTGCCACCGTCAATTACCGATGCACACCCCTCTCGGAAGATGACGTAACTTTTTATGTGAACGGTTTTGGCGGGTTGCAGGGCAAGTTTGAGGTGTCTTGGCGTAAACGTGGGTATCGCATGCCCGAATTCGGCTTAACCATACATGGAACGATGGGTACTTTGCATGTAAACGACGATGAACTGCGATTAGAACTGAACCAGTCACCGCCAGCAAAGTGGTATCGTCACGACATGGACGACAACGTTGACTTCCTCTTGGGCGGACCAGAATACTACCGTGAAACCCTGCACTTCTTTAACGCGGTGACTTCGGGTCAACATGCCGTTTCAGATTTCTGCAGTGCCCTAAAAGTCGATTATCTTTTAGAGCAAGTACGGGAGAAATGTAGATGA
- a CDS encoding glycosyltransferase family 2 protein → MIDLRSNVSVVIAALNEEQGIGPTIDEMQHVLNNPYMVVVDGNSVDRTIEIAKNRGADVLFQEGKGKGDALFQGLRMLNLQTPYVVFTDADYTYPAGYIPHMVEVLEQNPHVGMVIGNRFKGQYNDSKSLTNPFYLGNKLLAFAQLVMNGVKLEDPLSGLRVVRSEVLRGWMPKSKGFDVEVEMNAIVERRGYQIVEVPIDYRDRLGKKKLKLRHGLGIMKRILAESFTLNYT, encoded by the coding sequence ATGATTGATCTTCGTTCTAATGTTTCAGTGGTTATTGCGGCTCTTAACGAAGAGCAAGGAATTGGACCTACAATCGACGAGATGCAGCACGTCCTAAACAACCCCTACATGGTTGTGGTTGACGGCAACAGCGTTGACCGAACCATTGAAATCGCCAAAAACAGGGGTGCAGACGTTTTGTTCCAAGAAGGCAAAGGCAAAGGTGACGCGTTGTTCCAAGGGTTACGGATGCTTAATTTGCAGACGCCGTACGTGGTTTTCACTGACGCTGACTACACGTACCCAGCTGGATACATTCCCCACATGGTTGAAGTTCTGGAACAAAACCCCCACGTTGGCATGGTAATCGGCAACAGGTTCAAAGGTCAATACAACGACTCAAAATCCCTCACCAACCCCTTCTACTTAGGCAACAAACTTTTGGCGTTCGCACAGTTAGTAATGAACGGGGTTAAGCTTGAGGATCCACTGTCGGGTTTGAGGGTAGTGCGCAGCGAGGTTTTGCGTGGTTGGATGCCGAAGAGCAAAGGTTTTGATGTCGAAGTGGAGATGAACGCCATCGTGGAGCGCAGAGGGTACCAAATCGTTGAGGTGCCGATTGATTATCGTGATCGTTTAGGGAAGAAAAAACTCAAGTTGCGGCATGGTTTGGGGATAATGAAGCGTATACTGGCTGAGAGTTTCACTTTAAACTACACATAG
- a CDS encoding DegT/DnrJ/EryC1/StrS family aminotransferase → MPKLIRSSKPFFPQEDIEPLLADIRRILEEGQFRNGENVKTFEEQVANYIGVGGAVAFDSDSSAYETALRFFNPSGGEVVVCTNSFISVPNSVVNSGGKVAFADIKADTLSMTAESLLQKLTPNTRGVIVTHIAGFPNPDLKTILKICLDHKLFLIEDATHAIGAEVNNQKVGSFGDAAVFAFTPTKVLTTGEGGMLVTNNSELCSFAKRYRYYGSGFGKTEFADLGRHMMLPEVSAVLGIYQLRRLEEFIKRRNEIAEIYNEAFRDTQGIQTVTCPTENRCSYYKYPLILDKKVNKKEVTQALFEDFGIETGTVFYPPCHLQDVYKKLGAGSLSVAEDVLSRTITLPMHAALCDEDALFVVEKTVQLLRAYFAVAN, encoded by the coding sequence ATGCCCAAACTTATCCGCTCCTCTAAACCATTTTTCCCACAAGAAGACATAGAACCATTACTGGCAGACATCCGCAGGATTCTCGAAGAAGGGCAGTTTAGAAACGGCGAAAACGTGAAAACCTTCGAGGAGCAGGTGGCTAACTACATCGGGGTTGGCGGCGCAGTGGCTTTTGATTCAGATTCCAGCGCATACGAAACCGCATTGCGCTTCTTCAACCCATCTGGCGGGGAAGTTGTCGTATGCACCAACAGCTTCATTTCCGTGCCCAACAGTGTAGTCAATTCAGGCGGTAAAGTTGCCTTTGCAGACATCAAAGCAGACACCCTCTCTATGACTGCAGAGAGCCTCCTGCAAAAACTAACGCCCAACACGCGTGGCGTCATCGTAACGCACATCGCAGGCTTTCCAAACCCAGACCTAAAAACCATCCTAAAAATTTGTCTAGACCACAAACTGTTCTTGATTGAGGATGCAACCCACGCCATCGGCGCAGAGGTAAACAACCAGAAAGTAGGCAGCTTCGGTGACGCGGCGGTTTTTGCTTTCACTCCAACCAAGGTTTTGACGACTGGCGAGGGCGGTATGCTGGTTACAAACAACAGTGAACTGTGCTCGTTCGCTAAACGCTACCGATATTATGGTTCAGGGTTTGGAAAAACGGAGTTTGCAGATTTAGGTAGACATATGATGCTGCCTGAGGTTTCGGCTGTTTTGGGCATCTATCAGTTGAGGCGACTTGAAGAGTTCATTAAACGACGTAACGAGATCGCTGAAATTTACAATGAAGCGTTCAGAGATACTCAGGGCATCCAAACGGTAACTTGCCCAACAGAGAACAGGTGTAGCTATTACAAGTATCCCTTGATTCTTGACAAAAAAGTAAACAAAAAAGAAGTTACTCAAGCACTTTTTGAGGATTTCGGCATAGAAACAGGCACGGTTTTCTATCCGCCCTGCCATCTTCAGGACGTTTACAAAAAACTGGGTGCTGGCAGCTTATCCGTGGCTGAGGACGTTTTATCGAGAACCATCACGTTACCGATGCATGCTGCGCTGTGCGATGAAGACGCATTGTTTGTGGTTGAAAAAACTGTGCAGTTGTTGAGGGCTTATTTTGCTGTAGCAAACTAA
- a CDS encoding class I SAM-dependent methyltransferase, translating to MQQNQNRTAAQGQNLPLRRCPIRKSELDRFKFGKQAYNRVVGLSAEGAGLCLDVACGAKPFPKADVLCDLYVEPVPDRSMKKLETAGKPFVLCSCYALPFKDCAFEFVTSYYLIEHLAYPRTMFNEMKRVSRHGYIQSPSWLNELFYGESVHSWIVFKKRNQLLLKPLKGASASLRLGFIFHKLYRHPTWQVIHAILDEKLHLFTVRYDF from the coding sequence ATGCAGCAAAACCAAAACAGAACTGCCGCTCAGGGGCAAAACCTGCCGCTTAGGCGTTGTCCAATCCGAAAATCAGAACTAGACCGTTTCAAATTCGGAAAACAGGCATACAATCGCGTTGTGGGTTTGAGCGCAGAAGGTGCTGGTCTCTGTTTGGATGTTGCTTGCGGCGCAAAACCTTTCCCCAAAGCCGACGTCCTATGTGACCTCTATGTTGAGCCTGTTCCAGACAGAAGCATGAAAAAACTTGAAACTGCAGGCAAACCGTTTGTTCTATGCAGTTGTTACGCATTGCCTTTTAAGGACTGTGCGTTTGAATTTGTAACCAGCTATTACCTGATTGAACATTTAGCGTATCCACGAACTATGTTTAATGAAATGAAGAGGGTGTCGCGGCACGGCTACATACAAAGCCCCTCGTGGCTCAACGAACTCTTTTATGGTGAATCAGTTCACAGCTGGATTGTTTTCAAAAAAAGAAATCAGCTGCTGCTAAAACCCCTAAAAGGTGCTTCAGCCTCTTTGCGGTTGGGCTTCATTTTCCACAAGCTCTACCGCCACCCGACATGGCAAGTCATACACGCAATTTTAGACGAGAAACTCCACCTATTCACTGTGAGATATGACTTCTAA
- a CDS encoding DegT/DnrJ/EryC1/StrS family aminotransferase: MNISGACPYFSEESIEEIAREIKAMLKSGKLTDGPYGAEFEEKFAQYNNAKHAIAVSSGSASLDVTLRHFKLNGREVIVPTNTFIATPNGVIFAGGKPVFADMNAQTLGIDVEDVKRKVNSNTAGVIVVHIAGLVCPQIHELKEFCQQKGLFLIEDCAHAHGAMLDGKKAGTFGDAGCFSFYPTKVMTACEGGMIITDDDELASEIRITRTNGQNSDRQMVMLGHNWRMSELSAIVGKNQLAHLDEFLAKRNQVAGWYQEALSDVEGIEVFYTPPNFRHSYYKYPIKLADTIDRIKLAGTLKEQYGIETGHVYYPPCHLHPYYKETYGKKAGDLQTAERVLPQVMCLPMHCGVTKENVEYIKNALLAKLSKLPLEAISVSSAV; encoded by the coding sequence ATGAACATCTCTGGGGCTTGTCCCTACTTTTCAGAAGAAAGCATAGAAGAAATCGCCCGTGAAATCAAAGCGATGTTAAAAAGCGGAAAATTAACCGATGGCCCATACGGTGCAGAGTTCGAAGAAAAATTTGCTCAATACAACAACGCTAAACATGCCATCGCGGTAAGTTCAGGTTCAGCATCGCTTGATGTAACATTGCGGCACTTTAAGCTTAATGGCCGAGAAGTTATTGTTCCAACTAACACATTCATAGCCACCCCCAACGGTGTGATTTTTGCGGGTGGAAAACCAGTTTTCGCTGATATGAACGCCCAGACTTTAGGAATAGACGTCGAAGACGTGAAACGAAAAGTTAACAGCAACACGGCGGGCGTCATTGTAGTTCACATTGCAGGGTTAGTGTGCCCCCAAATCCATGAACTCAAAGAATTCTGTCAGCAGAAAGGGCTCTTTCTAATCGAGGACTGCGCACACGCCCATGGCGCAATGCTGGACGGGAAGAAGGCTGGAACCTTCGGCGACGCAGGCTGCTTCTCTTTCTACCCAACTAAAGTTATGACCGCGTGCGAAGGAGGCATGATCATAACTGACGACGACGAACTCGCAAGTGAAATACGAATAACCCGTACTAATGGCCAAAACTCTGATCGGCAGATGGTTATGCTTGGGCACAATTGGCGCATGAGTGAACTCTCCGCGATTGTGGGAAAAAATCAGCTGGCGCACCTTGACGAGTTCCTTGCGAAGCGTAATCAGGTTGCAGGCTGGTACCAAGAAGCTCTCTCAGACGTGGAAGGTATCGAGGTGTTTTATACTCCACCTAACTTTAGGCATAGCTACTACAAGTACCCCATAAAACTCGCAGACACAATCGACCGTATAAAACTTGCAGGCACCCTAAAGGAGCAGTACGGTATAGAAACAGGGCATGTTTACTACCCTCCCTGCCATCTCCACCCATACTACAAAGAAACTTACGGTAAAAAAGCAGGGGATTTGCAGACCGCGGAACGGGTGCTCCCGCAGGTGATGTGCTTGCCGATGCACTGCGGCGTAACAAAAGAAAACGTTGAATACATCAAAAACGCGCTCTTAGCGAAACTTAGCAAGTTACCTCTTGAAGCCATCTCGGTAAGTAGTGCTGTTTAA
- a CDS encoding WbqC family protein, with the protein MIVAGHQPNYLPYLGFFDKIKRADVFIIEDNVQFERQGFTNRNRILTSDGVRWLTVPIEHENKPLLINEVKIANKAEPNWGRKHWLTLKHGYCKAPYWSDYSDFFEDTYQREWNHLIDLNMYLIKGLMRFLKIDTPLILSSSLNVEGKKSELIVAQCKKVGADTQLAGNGCQGYIDKQLFEREGIKLVFQNFSHPVYAQTRRGFVANLSVVDYLFCTGNEIKNHKGA; encoded by the coding sequence ATGATTGTTGCTGGTCACCAACCCAATTATCTGCCTTACCTTGGCTTTTTCGATAAAATTAAACGTGCAGATGTATTCATTATAGAGGATAATGTTCAGTTTGAGCGGCAAGGGTTTACTAACAGGAATCGAATATTGACTTCAGATGGCGTGAGATGGTTGACTGTGCCTATCGAACACGAAAACAAACCCTTACTTATCAACGAAGTAAAAATCGCAAACAAAGCAGAACCAAATTGGGGCAGAAAACACTGGTTAACCCTCAAACATGGCTACTGCAAAGCACCCTATTGGAGCGATTACTCGGATTTCTTTGAGGACACTTATCAGCGGGAATGGAACCACTTAATCGACCTCAACATGTACCTCATAAAAGGCTTAATGCGGTTTCTAAAAATCGACACCCCCTTAATCCTTAGTTCATCGCTCAACGTGGAAGGAAAAAAATCAGAGTTAATTGTCGCGCAATGCAAAAAAGTCGGGGCAGACACGCAACTCGCGGGAAATGGCTGTCAAGGCTACATTGACAAGCAGTTGTTTGAGCGTGAAGGAATAAAACTTGTTTTTCAGAATTTTTCTCACCCAGTGTATGCGCAGACCCGCAGAGGGTTTGTTGCGAATCTCTCTGTGGTGGATTATCTTTTTTGTACCGGTAACGAAATAAAAAATCATAAAGGAGCGTAA
- a CDS encoding PIG-L family deacetylase codes for MVLKSNTILVIGAHPDDIELGCGGTVRVASKLGKKVIAVFMSKGEHSGNPEVRPKESIAALTMLGAKEVHFGDFPDTEIPCSSKAIDFLEAFYIEHKPETILTHTVNDIHQDHRQVGWASISAFRNAPQLLAYETPRVTPSFSPTYFVDISDCVDEKWSALKCHLSQKTKRYITYESMVNLASFRGSQVSLPAAEAFEVVRYVERLPL; via the coding sequence TTGGTTCTTAAATCAAACACCATCTTAGTCATAGGGGCCCATCCCGACGACATTGAATTAGGCTGCGGCGGAACAGTTCGTGTAGCATCTAAACTGGGTAAAAAAGTCATAGCTGTCTTCATGTCAAAAGGTGAACACAGCGGTAACCCCGAAGTCAGACCCAAAGAAAGCATCGCAGCCCTAACAATGCTTGGCGCAAAAGAGGTGCACTTCGGAGATTTCCCCGACACGGAGATTCCTTGTTCAAGTAAAGCCATAGATTTCTTAGAAGCATTCTACATCGAACATAAACCCGAAACCATCCTCACCCACACAGTCAACGACATACATCAGGATCACCGTCAAGTTGGCTGGGCATCAATTTCGGCTTTCCGAAACGCCCCTCAACTCTTAGCGTATGAAACACCGAGGGTTACCCCCTCTTTTTCCCCCACATACTTCGTTGATATCTCCGATTGTGTCGATGAAAAATGGTCAGCGTTGAAGTGCCATCTCTCGCAGAAAACAAAACGTTACATCACCTATGAGTCGATGGTTAATTTGGCTTCTTTTCGAGGTAGCCAAGTTAGTTTACCTGCGGCTGAAGCTTTCGAAGTTGTGCGTTACGTTGAAAGATTGCCCCTGTAG
- a CDS encoding DUF1616 domain-containing protein, translating to MKLHSFRTVIFVLTASLSLLIASPSLQKLLVFPVGDKISEMWLLGPSHKVEYPSNTTTDENLRLYVVVNNHLGSSAYYSVEVKFRNQTQSEPNSFNHTHSTLPSICAFNFFVADNQTYELPMDISLGYELDRKIPLRLNMQNVTVNGVTIGYNSTVIDWDIAKAGFYGNLFFELWRLNETTGAFQYHQRYVGLWLKLAT from the coding sequence ATGAAACTACACTCGTTTAGAACAGTTATTTTTGTTCTTACTGCTTCGCTGTCGCTGCTTATAGCTTCGCCATCATTGCAGAAACTGCTGGTTTTTCCTGTCGGCGACAAGATCAGTGAGATGTGGCTACTTGGACCAAGCCATAAAGTAGAGTATCCCTCAAACACTACAACTGATGAAAACTTGCGCCTTTACGTTGTGGTCAACAATCATTTGGGTTCGTCCGCTTATTACAGTGTGGAAGTAAAATTCAGAAATCAAACCCAATCTGAACCCAACAGCTTCAACCACACACACAGCACTTTACCCTCGATTTGCGCCTTCAATTTTTTTGTTGCCGACAACCAAACATACGAGTTGCCAATGGACATATCTTTAGGTTATGAACTTGACCGCAAAATTCCTCTTCGCCTAAACATGCAGAATGTTACAGTAAACGGTGTAACTATAGGTTATAATTCAACCGTAATCGATTGGGATATAGCTAAAGCTGGATTCTATGGGAACTTGTTTTTTGAGCTTTGGCGACTTAACGAGACCACAGGTGCCTTCCAGTATCATCAAAGATATGTTGGGTTGTGGCTCAAGTTGGCTACCTAA
- a CDS encoding winged helix-turn-helix domain-containing protein: MVNYRDRLDIIADILNVVAREAKKTQIMYQANLSYKVLQRYLNEIAEASLIRFEDNSQIYTLTGKGHEYLDAYKDYARCSKNMEKRLNDFSVKRKILENLCPSKVQVQGYIESC, from the coding sequence GTGGTAAATTATCGTGATAGACTAGACATCATAGCAGACATACTAAACGTCGTCGCTAGAGAAGCTAAAAAAACGCAGATTATGTATCAAGCTAACTTAAGCTACAAAGTTCTCCAACGTTACCTAAACGAGATCGCTGAAGCATCACTAATCCGGTTTGAGGACAACAGTCAAATCTACACCTTAACAGGCAAAGGACACGAGTACTTAGATGCCTACAAGGATTATGCACGTTGCAGCAAAAACATGGAGAAACGACTAAACGATTTCTCGGTTAAACGTAAAATTCTGGAGAACTTGTGTCCCAGCAAAGTCCAAGTTCAGGGTTACATCGAAAGTTGCTAA